From Primulina tabacum isolate GXHZ01 chromosome 2, ASM2559414v2, whole genome shotgun sequence, one genomic window encodes:
- the LOC142527106 gene encoding IQ domain-containing protein IQM3-like, protein MEVQPHALYTFDNIPVFSFRDHPEFRISEISGSLEEVPGLQELADQMTENGVEWKGKDAPARCSQTAAMKLQKVYRSYRTRRMLADSAVVAEELWWQAIDFARLNHSTISFFNFLKPETAALRWNRVTLNASRVGKGLSKDDKAQKLAFQHWIEAIDPRHRYGHSLHIYYDEWCQSNAGQPFFYWLDLGDGKEVDLKECPRSKLRQQCIKYLGPQEREHYEYVVVEGKLLQKLSEKPLDTNGGSPGSKWIFVMSTTKRLYAGEKKKGQFHHSSFLAGGATLAAGRLVAEDGVLKCISPYSGHYKPTDESLGCFLSYLEENGVNLEEVEIRKANEDYDYVDNGKMAKDWTASEVSLPSESVPSDIPIEENHLSPETAKPSHLEVRTEYKRTLSGGLRSPKADVPKTAILERINSKRAAKSYQLGHQLSIKWSSGAGPRIGCVADYPVELRLQALELTNLSPRPGSSLPTPRRIGALLSTSARNDTACS, encoded by the exons ATGGAGGTCCAGCCTCACGCGCTCTACACTTTCGATAATATTCCCGTCTTCTCCTTCAGAGACCATCCCGAATTTCGGATCTCTGAGATTTCCGGTTCCTTGGAGGAGGTTCCGGGGCTGCAGGAGTTGGCTGACCAGATGACGGAGAACGGTGTCGAATGGAAAGGGAAGGATGCTCCGGCGAGATGTTCCCAGACAGCGGCTATGAAACTTCAGAAGGTCTACCGGAGCTATCGTACTCGGCGCATGTTGGCTGATTCCGCTGTAGTTGCAGAGGAGCTGTG GTGGCAGGCGATCGATTTCGCTCGATTAAATCACAGTACAATCTCGTTTTTCAACTTCCTGAAGCCGGAGACTGCCGCGTTACGATGGAATCGTGTCACTTTAAATGCTTCAAGG GTAGGCAAAGGTTTGTCCAAAGATGATAAGGCACAAAAGTTGGCCTTTCAGCACTGGATAGAAGCT ATTGATCCTAGGCATCGATATGGTCACAGCCTACACATTTACTATGACGAGTGGTGTCAAAGCAATGCTGGTCAGCCCTTCTTCTACTG GTTGGATCTTGGAGATGGCAAAGAGGTGGATCTTAAAGAGTGTCCTAGATCAAAGCTTCGCCAGCAATGCATCAAATATCTTGGACCA CAAGAGAGAGAACACTATGAATATGTAGTTGTTGAAGGGAAATTATTGCAAAAACTCAGCGAGAAACCTCTTGATACAAACGGAGGATCACCTGGGTCAAAATGGATCTTTGTCATGAGCACCACCAAGAGACTCTACGCTGGAGAG AAAAAGAAAGGACAGTTCCATCATTCCAGCTTTCTTGCTGGAGGTGCTACTCTAGCTGCTGGAAGGCTCGTGGCTGAGGATGGAGTACTTAAG TGTATCTCACCTTACAGTGGACACTATAAACCAACTGATGAGAGCCTTGGTTGCTTTTTATCCTATCTCGAGGAAAATGGAGTCAATCTGGAAGAAGTTGAG ATACGGAAGGCAAATGAAGACTATGACTATGTTGATAACGGTAAAATGGCAAAAGATTGGACAGCATCTGAAGTTTCTCTACCATCAGAATCAGTTCCATCTGATATTCCTATTGAAGAGAACCACCTGTCTCCTGAAACGGCCAAACCTTCTCATCTTGAAGTTAGAACCGAGTACAAGAGGACCCTCTCTGGTGGTCTCCGGAGTCCCAAAGCCGACGTTCCAAAGACTGCAATTCTTGAAAGGATCAACTCCAAAAGAGCTGCAAAGTCGTATCAATTGGGCCATCAGCTATCGATCAAATGGTCTAGTGGAGCCGGCCCCCGAATTGGTTGTGTTGCTGATTATCCCGTGGAGTTGAGGTTACAGGCGTTAGAACTTACTAACCTGTCTCCACGACCTGGCTCTTCATTACCGACCCCGAGAAGGATTGGTGCTCTGCTTTCAACTTCTGCACGTAACGACACGGCCTGCTCTTGA
- the LOC142527098 gene encoding monodehydroascorbate reductase-like, with protein MADKAFKYVILGGGVSSGYAAREFFKQGVKPGELAIISKEAVAPYERPALSKAYLFPQGTARLPGFHVCVGSGGERLLPEWYSEKGISLILSTEIVKADLASKTLISADGESFKYQALIIATGSSVVRLTDFGVQGAEAKNIFYLREIIDADELVEAIKAKKNKKAIVVGGGYIGLELSAALRINDIDVTMVYPEPWCMPRLFTSGLAAFYEGYYAKKGIQIIKGTVAVGFSANEDGEVKEVKLKDGRVLEADIVVVGVGGRPLTTLFKGQVVEEKGGIKTDGFFRTSVPDVYAVGDVATFPMKLFNDIRRVEHVDHARKSAEQAVKAIFASEQKTSIDEYDYLPYFYSRAFDLSWQFYGDNVGDTVLFGEHDPTSPTHKFGTYWIKDGKLVGAFLESGTPEENNAIANLARVQPSVDSLDQLATEGLSFALKV; from the exons ATGGCTGACAAGGCGTTCAAGTACGTGATCCTAGGTGGTGGAGTTTCTTCC GGATATGCTGCTAGGGAATTTTTTAAGCAGGGAGTTAAACCTGGAGAATTGGCTATCATTTCCAAAGAAGCG GTGGCTCCTTATGAACGCCCAGCACTTAGCAAGGCATATTTATTTCCTCAGG GAACTGCAAGACTTCCTGGTTTTCATGTATGCGTCGGTAGTGGAGGAGAGAGGCTCCTTCCCGAGTGGTACTCTGAGAAAG GAATATCTTTGATCCTTAGCACCGAAATAGTCAAAGCAGATCTTGCTTCAAAGACTCTTATCAGTGCTGATGGGGAATCTTTTAAATATCAAGCGCTGATTATTGCAACTGGTTCTAGT GTTGTTAGGTTGACGGACTTTGGTGTACAGGGTGCTGAAGCcaaaaatatcttttatttgagaGAAATTATTGATGCTGACGAACTTGTAGAAGCAATCAAagcaaagaaaaataaaaaggcCATTGTGGTTGGTGGTGGCTACATCGGTCTCGAGCTAAGTGCAGCTCTGAGGATCAATGATATTGATGTCACAATGGTTTATCCAGAACCTTGGTGCA TGCCTAGGCTATTCACTTCTGGCTTAGCTGCCTTCTACGAGGGTTACTATGCAAAGAAGGGAATCCAAATTATAAAGGGCACTGTAGCTGTTGGATTTAGCGCCAATGAAGATGGTGAG GTCAAAGAGGTAAAACTTAAAGATGGTCGGGTCCTGGAAGCAGACATTGTTGTCGTTGGTGTGGGTGGAAGGCCACTTACTACCCTATTTAAGGGCCAAGTTGTAGAGGAGAAAGGAGGAATCAAG ACCGATGGCTTCTTCAGAACCAGTGTTCCTGATGTTTATGCTGTTGGTGATGTTGCTACATTCCCCATGAAATTGTTTAATGATATCAGAAGAGTCGAACACGTTGATCATGCTCGTAAATCTGCTGAACAAGCTGTGAAG GCAATTTTTGCAAGTGAACAAAAAACATCAATTGACGAATATGACTATCTCCCATACTTTTATTCCCGTGCCTTTGACCTGTCATGGCAATTCTATGGCGACAATGTTGGTGACACCGTGCTGTTTGGAGAGCACGATCCGACATCTCCAACTCACAAGTTTGGGACATACTGGATCAAAGATGGAAAACTTGTTGGGGCGTTCTTGGAGAGCGGTACTCCGGAAGAAAACAACGCCATCGCCAATCTTGCTAGAGTCCAGCCATCAGTTGATAGCTTGGATCAACTAGCTACAGAGGGTCTCTCATTTGctcttaaagtttaa